A genomic stretch from Mya arenaria isolate MELC-2E11 chromosome 10, ASM2691426v1 includes:
- the LOC128206735 gene encoding protein draper-like produces MIFRIFSFLCVTKSCLAVTVIINGKEVDCNGHCACCEGGEDECGWADAKSDYCFKGCVNTIYGHRCKNLCPVNCATCDQSLGRCITCKDSYYDINRDCYSSCPIGCDGPCSEDGTCNTCISNFEGAKCDACIPGKYSVDCSMNCHYQNCRCADLNGCDSCKTGFGGTLCMECVAGKYGANCNMSCPSGCRDRNCMRNGVCIECITGYYGEQCNDMCSKGCSGGVCYKNGTCFCMDNFTGKHCDECVEGKYGDNCENVCSVGCSTLSCGKEDGSCLGGCYDGLYAMDCSQKCTTIDDRCLKCNQLNGTCSMCKTGFYSNENGDCTTCNNNCNNGQCNPETGKCINGCTKNFWGDKCGVQCNSNCETCHQDLGICDSCTNPTVHGLYCNESCMSSCFEKKCEQSTGHCSLGCDGDFFGNMCETKCPENCQHTETKTSCNIDGNCLYGCINDLEGRYCTERRIYIASSTNVALAALSGVLGILLVCSVAGCYLWNRRMSTSIEHNSEIQLDQREAERTYEQLQRQSNEPTHRNVEDNYTVLSM; encoded by the exons TGACGGTGATAATAAACGGGAAGGAGGTGGACTGTAATGGCCATTGTGCTTGCTGTGAAGGAGGAGAGGATGAATGTGGATGGGCTGATGCAAAATCTGATTATTGTTTCAAAGGCTGCGTAAACACAATATATGGACACAGATGCAAAAACCTATGTCCTGTTAACTGCGCTACTTGCGACCAATCTTTAGGGAGGTGTATTACTTGCAAGGATTCATATTACGATATAAATAGAGATTGTTACTCGAGTTGTCCCATTGGGTGTGATGGTCCTTGTAGTGAAGACGGAACTTGTAACACATGTATATCGAACTTCGAAGGAGCTAAATGCGATGCATGCATACCCGGGAAATACAGTGTAGATTGTTCTATGAACTGCCATTATCAAAACTGCCGTTGTGCAGACTTAAATGGATGTGATTCATGTAAAACAGGATTTGGTGGTACCTTGTGCATGGAATGTGTAGCTGGAAAATATGGAGCAAACTGCAACATGAGTTGTCCTAGCGGATGCAGGGATAGAAATTGTATGAGAAACGGAGTATGCATTGAATGCATAACTGGATATTACGGCGAACAATGCAACGATATGTGTTCTAAGGGCTGTAGTGGTGGAGTTTGTTATAAGAATGGGACATGTTTCTGTATGGATAACTTTACAGGTAAACATTGTGACGAATGTGTTGAAGGGAAATATGGCGATAATTGTGAAAATGTGTGCAGTGTCGGTTGTTCTACATTGTCCTGTGGCAAAGAAGACGGATCATGCCTTGGCGGATGTTATGATGGATTATATGCGATGGATTGTTCTCAGAAATGTACCACTATTGACGATAGGTGTTTAAAATGTAACCAGCTCAATGGAACGTGTTCGATGTGTAAAACAGGATTTTACTCGAATGAAAATGGGGATTGCACTACTTGCAATAATAACTGTAATAATGGACAGTGTAATCCTGAAACAGGCAAATGTATAAATGGCTGTACTAAAAACTTTTGGGGAGACAAGTGTGGCGTGCAGTGTAATTCAAATTGTGAAACATGTCATCAGGATTTAGGAATATGTGATTCATGTACAAATCCTACAGTCCATGGTCTGTATTGCAATGAATCATGCATGTCATcatgctttgaaaaaaaatgcgaaCAAAGTACTGGTCATTGCTCCCTTGGATGCGATGGTGATTtctttggcaacatgtgtgAAACCAAATGCCCCGAGAATTGTCAGCacacagaaacaaaaacaagttgTAATATTGATGGCAATTGTTTGTATGGCTGCATAAATGATCTAGAAGGCAGATATTGTACAG AGAGACGAATTTACATTGCTTCATCCACAAATGTTGCACTCGCAGCTTTATCGGGAGTTTTGGGCATTCTGCTTGTTTGTTCAGTCGCTGGTTGCTACCTGTGGAACAGACGAATGTCTACATCAATAG aacACAATTCGGAAATACAGTTAGATCAACGAGAAGCCGAAAGAACATATGAACAGCTACAAAGACAGTCCAACGAACCAACACACAGAAATGTTGAGGACAACTATACTGTGCTTTCAATGTAG